Proteins from a single region of Hermetia illucens chromosome 3, iHerIll2.2.curated.20191125, whole genome shotgun sequence:
- the LOC119653054 gene encoding serine protease easter-like isoform X1 has protein sequence MLPLWIAIAASLVVVSTSDRDRIIFEKSTEEEFDCFTSDMLRGWCTKFEQCKFMVDVIKRPSLNKANRLYLRRSRCADRNGDIMICCPLNSTILGHIPNMGLLPSPGECGFTLSDKIFGGTRTRIDEHPWMVLLQYLVDSPDLVFGCGGVLINHRYVLTAAHCVRKITQYARLISVRLGEWDIRTEIDCEFDNCNNSPIDVPIERVIPHELYQPEQLSQHNDIALLRLSRNINYTDWIRPLCLPLGPRELDETYEGVYMNIAGWGRTENGSASNVLQKAGIAGVNIDDCNRLYNRINVTLKNSQICAGAQGGVDSCNGDSGGPLIAESDDRIPHLYVAGITSFGPSRCGFKGQPGIYTRVNSFVNWIMSHLRP, from the exons ATGTTACCGCTCTGGATTGCTATTGCTGCTAGTCTCGTGGTGGTATCGACCAGCGACC GGGATCGCATTATATTTGAAAAGTCCACTGAAGAAGAATTCGACTGTTTCACCAGTGATATGCTACGAGGTTGGTGTACTAAGTTTGAGCAATGTAAGTTCATGGTTGATGTCATTAAAAGGCCTTCGCTGAACAAAGCTAACCGGCTCTACCTCAGACGCAGTCGGTGTGCCGACCGGAATGGTGACATAATG ATATGTTGTCCTCTTAATTCCACGATACTAGGACATATTCCTAACATGGGTTTGCTTCCTTCGCCGGGAGAGTGTGGGTTCACGTTGAGTGATAAAATTTTCGGCGGAACACGAACACGTATCGACGAACACCCTTGGATGGTTCTATTGCAGTACCTAGTAG ACAGTCCTGATTTAGTCTTTGGATGCGGTGGAGTCCTGATCAACCATCGTTACGTTCTCACCGCAGCTCACTGCGTAAGAAAAATTACACAATATGCTAGGTTGATAAGCGTTAGATTAGGCGAATGGGACATCCGTACTGAAATTGACTGCGAATTCGACAATTGCAATAATTCGCCTATTGATGTGCCTATCGAGAGGGTTATTCCCCACGAACTTTACCAGCCTGAGCAACTCTCCCAACATAACGATATAGCTTTACTGAGGTTATCTCGAAATATTAACTACACAGATTGGATAAGACCTTTATGTTTGCCGTTAGGGCCAAGAGAATTGGACGAGACGTACGAAGGCGTCTACATGAATATTGCAGGATGGGGAAGGACAGAAAATGGAAGTGCAAGTAATGTATTACAGAAAGCTGGTATAGCTGGTGTGAACATTGATGACTGTAATAGATTATATAATCGAATAAACGTTACATTGAAAAACTCACAAATCTGCGCAGGCGCTCAAGGGGGAGTCGACTCGTGTAATGGCGACTCTGGCGGGCCTTTGATTGCAGAGAGTGATGATAGAATTCCTCATCTCTATGTTGCTGGAATCACATCATTCGGACCGTCCCGTTGCGGATTTAAGGGACAACCCGGAATCTATACGCGTGTTAACAGCTTCGTAAACTGGATTATGAGCCATCTTAGACCGTAA
- the LOC119653054 gene encoding serine protease easter-like isoform X4: protein MLRGWCTKFEQCKFMVDVIKRPSLNKANRLYLRRSRCADRNGDIMICCPLNSTILGHIPNMGLLPSPGECGFTLSDKIFGGTRTRIDEHPWMVLLQYLVDSPDLVFGCGGVLINHRYVLTAAHCVRKITQYARLISVRLGEWDIRTEIDCEFDNCNNSPIDVPIERVIPHELYQPEQLSQHNDIALLRLSRNINYTDWIRPLCLPLGPRELDETYEGVYMNIAGWGRTENGSASNVLQKAGIAGVNIDDCNRLYNRINVTLKNSQICAGAQGGVDSCNGDSGGPLIAESDDRIPHLYVAGITSFGPSRCGFKGQPGIYTRVNSFVNWIMSHLRP from the exons ATGCTACGAGGTTGGTGTACTAAGTTTGAGCAATGTAAGTTCATGGTTGATGTCATTAAAAGGCCTTCGCTGAACAAAGCTAACCGGCTCTACCTCAGACGCAGTCGGTGTGCCGACCGGAATGGTGACATAATG ATATGTTGTCCTCTTAATTCCACGATACTAGGACATATTCCTAACATGGGTTTGCTTCCTTCGCCGGGAGAGTGTGGGTTCACGTTGAGTGATAAAATTTTCGGCGGAACACGAACACGTATCGACGAACACCCTTGGATGGTTCTATTGCAGTACCTAGTAG ACAGTCCTGATTTAGTCTTTGGATGCGGTGGAGTCCTGATCAACCATCGTTACGTTCTCACCGCAGCTCACTGCGTAAGAAAAATTACACAATATGCTAGGTTGATAAGCGTTAGATTAGGCGAATGGGACATCCGTACTGAAATTGACTGCGAATTCGACAATTGCAATAATTCGCCTATTGATGTGCCTATCGAGAGGGTTATTCCCCACGAACTTTACCAGCCTGAGCAACTCTCCCAACATAACGATATAGCTTTACTGAGGTTATCTCGAAATATTAACTACACAGATTGGATAAGACCTTTATGTTTGCCGTTAGGGCCAAGAGAATTGGACGAGACGTACGAAGGCGTCTACATGAATATTGCAGGATGGGGAAGGACAGAAAATGGAAGTGCAAGTAATGTATTACAGAAAGCTGGTATAGCTGGTGTGAACATTGATGACTGTAATAGATTATATAATCGAATAAACGTTACATTGAAAAACTCACAAATCTGCGCAGGCGCTCAAGGGGGAGTCGACTCGTGTAATGGCGACTCTGGCGGGCCTTTGATTGCAGAGAGTGATGATAGAATTCCTCATCTCTATGTTGCTGGAATCACATCATTCGGACCGTCCCGTTGCGGATTTAAGGGACAACCCGGAATCTATACGCGTGTTAACAGCTTCGTAAACTGGATTATGAGCCATCTTAGACCGTAA
- the LOC119653054 gene encoding serine protease easter-like isoform X2 has protein sequence MEGFVCFLWDRIIFEKSTEEEFDCFTSDMLRGWCTKFEQCKFMVDVIKRPSLNKANRLYLRRSRCADRNGDIMICCPLNSTILGHIPNMGLLPSPGECGFTLSDKIFGGTRTRIDEHPWMVLLQYLVDSPDLVFGCGGVLINHRYVLTAAHCVRKITQYARLISVRLGEWDIRTEIDCEFDNCNNSPIDVPIERVIPHELYQPEQLSQHNDIALLRLSRNINYTDWIRPLCLPLGPRELDETYEGVYMNIAGWGRTENGSASNVLQKAGIAGVNIDDCNRLYNRINVTLKNSQICAGAQGGVDSCNGDSGGPLIAESDDRIPHLYVAGITSFGPSRCGFKGQPGIYTRVNSFVNWIMSHLRP, from the exons atggaaggttttgtttgtttcctat GGGATCGCATTATATTTGAAAAGTCCACTGAAGAAGAATTCGACTGTTTCACCAGTGATATGCTACGAGGTTGGTGTACTAAGTTTGAGCAATGTAAGTTCATGGTTGATGTCATTAAAAGGCCTTCGCTGAACAAAGCTAACCGGCTCTACCTCAGACGCAGTCGGTGTGCCGACCGGAATGGTGACATAATG ATATGTTGTCCTCTTAATTCCACGATACTAGGACATATTCCTAACATGGGTTTGCTTCCTTCGCCGGGAGAGTGTGGGTTCACGTTGAGTGATAAAATTTTCGGCGGAACACGAACACGTATCGACGAACACCCTTGGATGGTTCTATTGCAGTACCTAGTAG ACAGTCCTGATTTAGTCTTTGGATGCGGTGGAGTCCTGATCAACCATCGTTACGTTCTCACCGCAGCTCACTGCGTAAGAAAAATTACACAATATGCTAGGTTGATAAGCGTTAGATTAGGCGAATGGGACATCCGTACTGAAATTGACTGCGAATTCGACAATTGCAATAATTCGCCTATTGATGTGCCTATCGAGAGGGTTATTCCCCACGAACTTTACCAGCCTGAGCAACTCTCCCAACATAACGATATAGCTTTACTGAGGTTATCTCGAAATATTAACTACACAGATTGGATAAGACCTTTATGTTTGCCGTTAGGGCCAAGAGAATTGGACGAGACGTACGAAGGCGTCTACATGAATATTGCAGGATGGGGAAGGACAGAAAATGGAAGTGCAAGTAATGTATTACAGAAAGCTGGTATAGCTGGTGTGAACATTGATGACTGTAATAGATTATATAATCGAATAAACGTTACATTGAAAAACTCACAAATCTGCGCAGGCGCTCAAGGGGGAGTCGACTCGTGTAATGGCGACTCTGGCGGGCCTTTGATTGCAGAGAGTGATGATAGAATTCCTCATCTCTATGTTGCTGGAATCACATCATTCGGACCGTCCCGTTGCGGATTTAAGGGACAACCCGGAATCTATACGCGTGTTAACAGCTTCGTAAACTGGATTATGAGCCATCTTAGACCGTAA
- the LOC119653054 gene encoding serine protease easter-like isoform X3: protein MEGDRIIFEKSTEEEFDCFTSDMLRGWCTKFEQCKFMVDVIKRPSLNKANRLYLRRSRCADRNGDIMICCPLNSTILGHIPNMGLLPSPGECGFTLSDKIFGGTRTRIDEHPWMVLLQYLVDSPDLVFGCGGVLINHRYVLTAAHCVRKITQYARLISVRLGEWDIRTEIDCEFDNCNNSPIDVPIERVIPHELYQPEQLSQHNDIALLRLSRNINYTDWIRPLCLPLGPRELDETYEGVYMNIAGWGRTENGSASNVLQKAGIAGVNIDDCNRLYNRINVTLKNSQICAGAQGGVDSCNGDSGGPLIAESDDRIPHLYVAGITSFGPSRCGFKGQPGIYTRVNSFVNWIMSHLRP from the exons ATGGAAG GGGATCGCATTATATTTGAAAAGTCCACTGAAGAAGAATTCGACTGTTTCACCAGTGATATGCTACGAGGTTGGTGTACTAAGTTTGAGCAATGTAAGTTCATGGTTGATGTCATTAAAAGGCCTTCGCTGAACAAAGCTAACCGGCTCTACCTCAGACGCAGTCGGTGTGCCGACCGGAATGGTGACATAATG ATATGTTGTCCTCTTAATTCCACGATACTAGGACATATTCCTAACATGGGTTTGCTTCCTTCGCCGGGAGAGTGTGGGTTCACGTTGAGTGATAAAATTTTCGGCGGAACACGAACACGTATCGACGAACACCCTTGGATGGTTCTATTGCAGTACCTAGTAG ACAGTCCTGATTTAGTCTTTGGATGCGGTGGAGTCCTGATCAACCATCGTTACGTTCTCACCGCAGCTCACTGCGTAAGAAAAATTACACAATATGCTAGGTTGATAAGCGTTAGATTAGGCGAATGGGACATCCGTACTGAAATTGACTGCGAATTCGACAATTGCAATAATTCGCCTATTGATGTGCCTATCGAGAGGGTTATTCCCCACGAACTTTACCAGCCTGAGCAACTCTCCCAACATAACGATATAGCTTTACTGAGGTTATCTCGAAATATTAACTACACAGATTGGATAAGACCTTTATGTTTGCCGTTAGGGCCAAGAGAATTGGACGAGACGTACGAAGGCGTCTACATGAATATTGCAGGATGGGGAAGGACAGAAAATGGAAGTGCAAGTAATGTATTACAGAAAGCTGGTATAGCTGGTGTGAACATTGATGACTGTAATAGATTATATAATCGAATAAACGTTACATTGAAAAACTCACAAATCTGCGCAGGCGCTCAAGGGGGAGTCGACTCGTGTAATGGCGACTCTGGCGGGCCTTTGATTGCAGAGAGTGATGATAGAATTCCTCATCTCTATGTTGCTGGAATCACATCATTCGGACCGTCCCGTTGCGGATTTAAGGGACAACCCGGAATCTATACGCGTGTTAACAGCTTCGTAAACTGGATTATGAGCCATCTTAGACCGTAA
- the LOC119652942 gene encoding 26S proteasome non-ATPase regulatory subunit 13, which translates to MASGQNVSAYLATQKKTPNKELAAEWTQIEDLYNEKLWNELTIKLTKFVRHESLQNEDDLLKLYQNFISSFETKINPYGLVEILEVVVDHISDKNEAVQFLEKLKEKVKICEEAIWYIKVLQGNIYLDHLNDLDNVKKIILELKEVLEEAGNVTPVHGKYYMLASQYYKRVGQHADYYRCGLQFLGCSMDEYPRDQWAQQAFFLGLAALLGEGIYNIGELLTHPIIESLSGTENEWLVELLKAFNAGDITKFMAMKPTWSKIPDLAAQELKLRQKISLLCLMEMTFKRPANKRSISFEEIATETKLPLKEVELLIMKALAQGLVRGAIDQVAGVVNMSWVQPRVLDKTQVITMASTLDTWMQSITSMEQLMEARAGEILIN; encoded by the exons ATGGCGTCCGGTCAGAATGTTTCAGCCTATTTGGCTACACAAAAGAAAACTCCCAACAAAGAACTTGCCGCCGAGTGGACACAAATCGAGGACCTTTATAATGAGAA GTTGTGGAATGAATTGACAATAAAACTGACAAAATTTGTCAGGCATGAGTCGCTGCAGAATGAAGACGATTTGCTGAAGCTTTACCAGAATTTCATTTCATCCTTTGAGACTAA GATCAATCCTTATGGACTCGTTGAAATCCTGGAAGTGGTCGTCGATCATATCAGCGACAAGAACGAGGCCGTCCAATTTCTagaaaagctcaaggagaaggTGAAAATCTGCGAGGAGGCAATTTGGTACATAAAG GTACTGCAGGGAAACATCTATTTGGATCACCTAAATGACTTGGATaacgtgaaaaaaattattctggaattGAAGGAGGTTCTGGAAGAGGCAGGCAACGTTACTCCCGTCCACGGAAAGTATTACATGCTCGCATCGCAGTACTACAAGCGCGTTGGCCAACATGCCGATTACTACCGTTGTGGCCTGCAATTTCTGGGCTGTTCGATGGATGAGTATCCCCGGGACCAATGGGCGCAGCAAGCGTTTTTCCTTGGACTGGCTGCCCTGTTAGGAGAAGGAATCTACAATATCGGAGAACTG CTCACGCATCCCATCATTGAGTCATTAAGCGGCACCGAGAACGAATGGCTTGTAGAGTTGTTGAAAGCATTCAACGCCGGTGATATTACAAA ATTCATGGCAATGAAACCAACGTGGAGTAAAATACCTGATTTGGCCGCGCAAGAATTGAAGTTGCGTCAGAAGATCTCATTACTGTGCTTAATGGAAATGACATTTAAGCGACCCGCGAACAAAAGATCCATTTCTTTCGAAGAAATTGCAACAGAAACAAAATTGCCCCTGAAAGAAGTTGAGCTTCTGATTATGAAAGCGTTAGCACAGGGATTGGTACGCGGTGCAATTGACCAGGTTGCCGGTGTTGTTAATATGTCTTGG GTTCAGCCGCGCGTCTTAGACAAAACGCAAGTAATCACGATGGCCTCAACGTTAGATACATGGATGCAATCTATTACGTCGATGGAGCAGTTGATGGAAGCACGTGCTGGTGAAATATTGATTAATTAG